TCTGTGACTTTGTGTGTCTTTCAAAAAGAGCTAAATGCAGATGTTCGTCAGTGTTTTGTTCTGAGGTCAAAGTTAGTCCTCCTTGTGGGAAGTGTTGACTCTCATGATTAGAGAGGTAGACTGCTGTTAGAAATGCAGTGCTGTGAAACTCCTGCTGGCAAAAGAGCTTACAGATGGGGACCAGGGGCCTCTCCGTAGGGACAGGCATTCAGCACCAGGGTCTTTATGGCCCCGTAAAAGACAAACAGACACAGACTTCAGACACTTTAAACTACAAACAGCAACCCCTGCTGCCAGGGACCCCAGAAACACACAAGTATCTGCACGGGTGCTTGTGCGGCAGAGGTTGGGAAGAAATATACTCACATGTTCACCATTTCCTCTTCTGCTGCAGGGGAGTCCTGTTCCCCTCTACAGTAGCCACCTAATATTAATTGAGCAAGGTTTCTATTACAGAGCTGTGTTAATTGGCAAAGTGCATGCATAATGGGCTTCTCAACAGGCTTCAGAGAAAACACTGTCCCCATAAATATGTGAAAGCAGAGGTCAGTGAGGTAGATGCAGCTTTGATCAAAGTAGTCAAGCTCAGTATCACAGCCTGTCGTCATGTCTGCAGCCTTCATTCTTCAACATGGCATCCAGTCCAAAAGGGGGGGTTTATGATGTCCCGTGCCAAGCAAGACGAACTTCTCTGTTCACTGTGAGTACACATATGCATTCAAGTTGACTGTTTGTATATATGTTATGTGCCCTCTCTATCGGTATTGTTCACATTTTCATgatcttttgttattttctttgcaGGTATCAACATCTCCCAGACAAATGCCAAGGAAAAGCTCACTGATTCAAATTTCAGAGCTGGAAAAGAGATTTGACTCTCCAGAGGGTTTAGGCTTTAGCAGTCCAGGAGACTCTTACGTAAGTTTCAGATGTTTTGAGGAATTAATGAAGCAAGCAATCTATGATGTACTCGCTTTGTAATGCAGGCTCTCTTTTGGTATTTTCATATTCATATGTTAAGGGTTCAGCATGCTTGAGATGATGTAGTTAATATTGTGTGACACTAAATTACTTTTAAAGGTCAGAGTTTCCAGAGTTCCATATGGCCATGCCTCCTCCTGGCTGCATCACCCTGCATTTCTCTCCATGTCTATGTTATATCCATTATCGCATAAATTAAGAGAATAGTGCACATTTTAAAATGGTATCTATTTGATGGCATACATCTGTGGCAGCTGTGGACATGAGACATTGACAGAAGTAGACATAAATGTAATAAAACTAGACACAGTACTCTGATCCTTTTATGATCCAACATGTACTGTTTTGAGTCATACTGACAAACTTATTACCACTTCTTTCCGGAATATCTTTGGTTCTACATAAACTGTGAAACTGACAACTTAATTCTTGCTCACAGGTGTATGCAGTTCCCCCACCTCTGACACAGGACCCAAACTATGATATCCCTGTTCCTTCAGCCAAAGAAGCCCAACAGAAAATGATCAGTGGATACAACACCCTGCCAAAACCTTGCAAAACTGAATGGATCTATGATGTGCCTGCAAGTTCTGAGAAACAAAGTTCACCCCACGGTTCCTGTGATACCTTGCCGTCCAAAGCCATGTGCAGACAGGTCTATGATACTCTTCCAGCACGTGTTTTACCCATTGAAAAGGACAATCCAGCTTCTTTGCTTTATGATATACCAAAGCCCAATTCTCTTGACATCTCAAGTCCACCCAAAGTGTTACCACGAGTTCAACGTTGTGACAAACCCCCAACACAAGAGCTTATGGAGGAGCTGGTCTATGATGTTCTACCTAAGGAAGAACCCCTTCCTCGAGTTGTCAGCCAGCTCTCTGATGATCATAAACCTCTTGAGTGTAGAGGTGACTCAAGCAATATTTCCGAGATCAAAAGGGTATGCCAGCAGCGGATGAGGACCTTTCTGGCTTGTACTTCATTCCATGATCTTCCAGGAAGTGGGGAGTCACAGGTACAGGAAGACGAGCGAGGTAGAACTCTATGTCTCTCTGTAGCAGACAGTCAAAGAATCAGCACTGCCTCAAGCTCCTCCACCAGCTCCTGTGACTCTCTCGCCCTGAGCTCGTCTTCTCCTGAGCCTCTACGGGAAGTGACGCTCAGCCAAGAGGAGGCCTGTCGCAAACTCTTCGACCTGCAGGAGTCCATTTGCAGGGCTGTTCCCCAACTGATGGAGTTTGTCAGCAGTAACTGGAGGTGTAAACAACATCTGGAGCAACACCTCAAAGAGATAAAGGAAGCAGCAGAGGGAATTGCATGCTCTTTGATGGGCTTCCTAACATTTGCCCTAGATGTTAAGGGTAATGCACGGCGTTTAACTGATGCTAATCTGCAGAGCAGGCTCCATAAACAGCTGTCCATTATAGAGGACTCTGGTGTGATCCTACAACAAACAGTAAGTGCTCTGAACATGGCAGGCTGGCCCCTCAGTACACTCTGCCAGGACCTGAGCCATGTGCAGACACCTGACCAACTGGATCGTTTTGTTATGGTGGCACGCACTGTTCCAGATGATGTCAAGCGCCTTGTGTCCATCATCCACGCCAATGGCAAGCTTCTGTTTAAAGTTCAGAAAGATCCAGAGTCTGTGAGTTCTAGAGGTCCTCTGGAGATGAAGAAAAGTCCTGATGGAACTGACCAAGGAGGGAATATGGAGGAGGACGACAATGACTATGTAGTACTGCAGGTGAaaacttttttatgtttttcgcCATTACAAAGAAAATAGGTTGCTTTAGGAGCTTAACTTGATAATTTTTTACTCTATGAAAGCCCAAAACATACTTACTATTGTGATAATTCTGCTTTGGCTTTTTGCTCAGACCAAGGATGAGGAAAAGAAGAAGGGGGAAGTGCAGATGGAACCAAGGGATAAGGTCACACTGGCTTCCGAAACAGTAAGCAACAGTAATATGTCTttgaaaattagattttttataTATTCACCTACAGTATCAAAGGCGACATGTGTCCATCTTCACCCTCTTTATTCTTCTCTCAGGCTAAAACTCAGGCTGATAACAACCGTGACTCCTCagactccagcagcagcagcagcagcagcagcagcttagaGGTCCATCGACAGTTCTCCGTGTCAGAGCACTGCCGGCTTTACTTTGGAGCTCTTCAAAAAGCCATTGGGGGATTTGTGGGCAGCCTTGAGGAGGGTCAGCCACCAGAGAAATTCATCTCACAAAGTAAGCTGGTGATCATGGTGGGCCAGAGGCTGGTGGACACCATGTGCAGAGAAGCCCAGCGTGGAGGGTCCAGCCAAAGCCTGCTGTGTAAGAGCAATCACCTGTGTGCTCTTCTGAAGCAGCTGGCTGTGGCCACCAAGAAGGCTGCTCTGCACTTTCCAGACAAGCAAGCCCTGCACGAGGCCCAAGAATTTGCAAAGGAACTGGCCCAAAGAGCACAGCACTTTCGAATATCTCTTGAACTCTGAGGGCACAAATCTTAAGCAAACTGATATATTGGTACAGCAAAAGCAAATGTTTCATCCATCAACCATTTAGCTATTTCTCAATATATTGATATGACATTCTAAATCTTCTGAGCTTCTCCAGGCCATAGCTTTTTGATGAATGTCTGATGATGAATGCAGGTGCtgcttaaaaacatttcaaaaggaTGGGCAGTACATTAAAAAGGACTTGCATTTGTTATCAACACAGTGGAGTTCCAAAGGAAATTGCACATCTAAGAAACTGTATTCAAAATAATTCTAAAATGCAATTTAAGTATAGAATAGAATTTgttttgtataatttacaacAATTTTATATTCTTTGAATATTATTTgtcataaatatatattttccatGGTAGAAGTTTGATAGATTCTACGTTTTGTGAATATTTCTgtaaatgtcaataaaaaaaatgtgttatgCATTCGTAATGTTTAACGACAAAAGACTGAGTACAACACATGTTGGATTTTTACTGATGTTAATATTAAAACCTGAAAACTTAACTTGTTGTTATGTTAATATCCATTTTAGTCTCTGtagaaaaacatttatttagacAGTTATTGAAAATATTACTAAACTATGGAGTATTTCCAGAGATGGGTCACATTACTGACCAGACAGAGTGTTAGTTGGTGAAAGGGAGTCATTAGGTCATCATAGTTATCCAAGCAAGAACTCAAAACTCAAAATCCTCCATCCCAGTTGGATGTCAGCTAACAGGTACAAATAAGTGGCCCTAAAACCTTGTTGTCCAGCAGCTAGCTTAAACTTGGTGACTGCTCACAGTCTGCAGAACTTTGACTCACGCATCAACTCTAAATAACAGAATATGAATCCTGAATGTACACACATCTGTAACAGCTCGGAGTAAAAATCGTGTCACCACCTACCTTTCTCTAAAAatgaatttttttaaagttctgtCTCTTGTGAGTTCTCCAACACTACGAGAGGGGACAGGTGATAACTATAGCGACCTTTTATGGTTTGCTTGTATTGCAATTtcacaaatgtaaatgtactttatttatacagccctttacagacaatccttacggtgtcccagtgctttacagcaggtaataaataaagagaagaataagtaaaaacaaataaaaacaataaaagaacagtgaaagcaataaaatataacaaaatcgattaagataaaataagataaaagtgccatcatactactgggtattaaaagccatcctaaataagtaggtttttagcctggatgtgaagaggcccaggtcagaaataagacgcagctggacggggggcttattccagagcctgggggcaacgacagaaaaggctcgctcaGCCCAGGGTTTgtgttctgacctgggcacttccagcagaaactgatctgttgaccttagagctctaccaggattgcagACTGTTAAacgctcagataaatacgatggggcgaggctgttaaaagctttaaaaacaaacattaaaagtttaaaatcagttctataaaggacaggaagccaatggagggagttaagaacaggagtgatgtgcacacgtctgttggtgttggttaaaagacgggcagcagcgttttgcacaagttgaaggcgactgagagaagactgggagacgccaacataaagtgcattacaatggtctaaccttgaacttattaggacatggatggctttctcaaggtcatgacgacttaaaaacattttaactttggccaagagacgcaactggaaaaaactagtcctgacaacattgttaatttgtttgtccgacctcagatgactgtcaaaggtcactcccagatttctgacggtttaactaagctttgaagacaaggtgccaaagccagtcatcacagtatccccaaacacaatgcattcagttttgtcatcatttaaatgaagaaaatgttgggccaaccactgcttaatatcagcgatacaattaaacaaagaacattgtgcactgttactatttggcttcaatggtagacaaatttgtaaatcgtctgcataacagtggaaaaaaaggttgtgcctggctatgatacaatgagaagaggatagggccaagaatagatccttgagggactccacaggagagaggagcacTGCAAGAGGAAAGGTCACCAACCATAACGGAGAAGGTTCTACTGGAAAAGTAAGACGCAAACCACTTCAATGCAGTGCCGTGGATGCCAACATAATTCCTTAGACGTGACAGGAGGACTGCATGGTCCGCTGTGAGATCAAGCAGAACTAAGACATCGGGGCACTTGGCATCAACCAGCTCAAACTGATCAAACGCAGCAGAATGAGGTGGGGCAACAggtagatccttatttctactcataATAACATTACTGGTATCTTTTCTGACAGAATCCACTTTGTCAACAAAATAATGAAGAAGTGGCTATTGATACCTCAGTCACAGAAGAAGTGCATGTGTTAACCACAGCATTAATTGTATCAAATAACACCTTGGGACAATGACTGCTGCTCGAAATAATATTAGAGAGATACTGAGATTTCACGTACGGCTCTCTGAAATTCAGCAGGACAGTCCCTGAAACTTTCCAGAGACACATGCAGTTTGTCCTTCTTCAATCTGCATTCGGCCTGCCTGCAACATTGCCTGATGGTGGTATCGTTCAACCAGGGGTCCGTTCTTGGCTTGGCAGATTTTTGCCTAAAAGGGGCAATAGAGTCCAGAATCCCAACACAGGTGGAATggaaggaggaaagaaaataatcaggacAGAGAGGGGGTGCAAACTGTGAGTCATTGAAAGCAGCAGTAAATTCATCGGCCGTAGAGGGAGTGATGATACGCCGTTGACGGGATGGAGCAAGGGGGTTGCTGACTGGTTGGGGGGCCATCACTTCAAACACGATAGGGAGATGATCTGAGATTGCCGTCTCAGAAATCTCTAAAAGGGAAACTGAGAGTTTGCAAGAAATAACAAGGTCCAACGTGTGCCCAAGATGGTGCCTTGGTTTATCCACAGATTGAGTCAAATTAAAAGTTGCCAACAGGCTTTTGTCATACAGTGTCAAGTCAGTGATGAATTGGTCAGATGGGCAACAAACATGAACATTAAAATCCCTACAGATAAGGAGCTTGTCATATTTTGGGAGAATGTCAGCCAGAAACTCAGAGAACTCTTGAATAAAGCCCTTATTATATTTCGGGGGGGCGATAGACAACTGCACACAACACAGGACTTGCGAACTCCACCGCAAAACAATTGCAGTTCAAACGAGGAGTATGTAGCTGTGGGAAGAAGCCGACATTTAAAATTGTCATTGAACACTACAGCAAGTCCCCCTCCTCACGCCGACACTCTCGGGGAGCAGAAGAAAGAACTGGGTGGGAGGAGCTCAGAGAATGAATTGTTTTCACCTGGTTTAAGCCAGGTTTCAGTCAACAGGAGGAAATCCAAGGAATGCGaagtaaaaaagtaatttaGGATAAAAGTCTTATTTGCGACGGATCTGGTGTTGGGCAAGGGGCCCTTTCTTCAAGGGGCTTGAAACAACCAACTCCACACAGAGTTGGCGCAGCATAGCAGGCACCCTGCAGTTGGTCAAGCTACAGTGTCTTGCTAAACATCCTACAGCATAGTTTTATCTACAGTTAACCTTTTACCACCCACTACTATGCATATGGGATTGCAGCACCACATATACAGTAACTTCCTCCTTTAGTCTTCAAGTAGTATATAAGTGCCAATAGTCTCTTTGAAAAGGATACCCTGTCAATAAAATTCCATACAATGGCAGCATAGTACAGAGAAAACAACTAAAATCTTTAAAAAGGCAGTATAGTCATACAATGAATTTATTTGTCAAATGTTTTTGTCCAAATTTCCGATTAAGGGAGGCTTTTCACGAAAACCCAAATCAGAAACACAGAAGgcaaagaaagaggaaagatctttttctctatttatttatttttttatccaaaTATGCAGGTTCAAATAGTTGCACACTGAACCTTTGGTTcctttttctgaaaaaaaatctctgcaATTTAGCATATTATCTAGGAGCTTTACAGCCATGAGTCTTTATTGCATTTAACATTAGAATTTGTGATGAAACTTACAGTGTATgtagaacaagacacactacaTACAATtacaatatgaaaaaaaaacatagaggATTGTGTGAGTTTTCCGTGTTTTCAATAAAATCTACTGATACTGAGGATTCAAACAAGTTACGGTGTCAATGCTATGTAATTGATTGTTGTGAACACACCACATTCTTACAGTatatcgggggggggggggggggacgacaTGCGGTAGAGAAACGGGAAACAAGAAAGGGTGAGCAGCATGTTGGGTAGAGCGTGGCAAGCTGTACTACTTTTTATTCTTTCTTACACTGACTAAGCACAATACGTTACAATGGTATAAATGTCACACCTGATGAAAGTATTAAGTCTTGGTACAAATTTTGCTATTACTACATCTTTATATTTAATTcaagctattttctctcccttcgtatcactgtgtgctgccgcctgccgacagccgggcctgttacgctgtttgctgctcggaagcaggggactgctcggtctgcacttcggtctgcatggtctacacagcacgcagtgatacgaagggagagaaaatagcgccaagcgattgtgaggtctgactttttcctggagaacaattttgtgatgcaaatgtattactcttttgaacacatattgttttgagaagcaaaacgttttatttttgtggccccagccaactagccggactaccttcggcaacgccaaaacgaggctggaactcggctcacagcacgcagcggggggtaagaaaatgttcataaacgatatttcTAGTacatgtcatacagcttcatgtcaaaagaggcgaactatccctttaaagcctgGTACACGCATCGTGGGTCCACTTGTTGGATCTGTGAACACAAATGTATTGCAGGTTATGCACAGACATGGCTCTGCATTTTATCATTATGCTATTTCATAAGACCAGGCCATTTGCAAAGCTGCTTGTGAATGccttcacacagatgagaaAATAGCACTCCTATTCATCCCTTCaagcttgttttgtttgtttttggttgcCCTCTGTGCCAAAAGATCCAGCTTTTGACTAAAtcatcttcctctccttcttcagaaacacactttttccaaaTTGTTCTGTATCCTTCAGCAATTCTTTAGCATAATTTATGTGCCCATATTGAGCTGATCCAAAGTCATTGAGACAAGTTGTCCTACATTGGCCCATGAGCTAATTTCAGCAAAAGTTCACAATTTGGTGTTCAAACAACTGCAGCTAAAATGACACTTAATGTTTTCTCTACTCAGtacaaaaatgtaaaatcaaACACTTGAATCTAACAAAGTTTTATCACCTAAAACATattgttttttcttacttttgaaggagaaaaaaaaaagaaaacggtTCCCATCTCAGAATAAGATGGCTTTGATGACATGTTTACAGAAAATTGACCATAAAATGCGAGGTCAAACCAAACAGCTCTGTCAAAGCTCCTCGTTGTGGATAATTGAACAATGAGACGGCATACCCCAGCCTGAGAAGGCTGTGCACAGCTTCTCTGGGTTTGCATGAGTCAACTTGGCTAAAGAAGAGCacctcttgtgtttgtcctGCATAGCCTTGTAGAAGAGAATATTGAGTGAGTAAAGTCAGCAAAGAAGTAAAGATGAAGTCACTTGCAGTAGTTACTGATTTGATGCTGCCCTCTATCAGTAATGATGGGGCATAAC
The Odontesthes bonariensis isolate fOdoBon6 chromosome 3, fOdoBon6.hap1, whole genome shotgun sequence DNA segment above includes these coding regions:
- the cass4 gene encoding cas scaffolding protein family member 4 — protein: MSKLARALYDNTAECADELAFRKGDIVTVMDQNVAGTSGWWMCSLYGRHGLAPANRLKLLPQTGTTAGSLDHVAEKPKLTHDRSDDYVVNIYQTPNVPRPTNSPAYERMDMIYKVPSTPLSSSKSPTQSAVKHNKDGQEMNKPSFFNMASSPKGGVYDVPCQARRTSLFTVSTSPRQMPRKSSLIQISELEKRFDSPEGLGFSSPGDSYVYAVPPPLTQDPNYDIPVPSAKEAQQKMISGYNTLPKPCKTEWIYDVPASSEKQSSPHGSCDTLPSKAMCRQVYDTLPARVLPIEKDNPASLLYDIPKPNSLDISSPPKVLPRVQRCDKPPTQELMEELVYDVLPKEEPLPRVVSQLSDDHKPLECRGDSSNISEIKRVCQQRMRTFLACTSFHDLPGSGESQVQEDERGRTLCLSVADSQRISTASSSSTSSCDSLALSSSSPEPLREVTLSQEEACRKLFDLQESICRAVPQLMEFVSSNWRCKQHLEQHLKEIKEAAEGIACSLMGFLTFALDVKGNARRLTDANLQSRLHKQLSIIEDSGVILQQTVSALNMAGWPLSTLCQDLSHVQTPDQLDRFVMVARTVPDDVKRLVSIIHANGKLLFKVQKDPESVSSRGPLEMKKSPDGTDQGGNMEEDDNDYVVLQTKDEEKKKGEVQMEPRDKVTLASETAKTQADNNRDSSDSSSSSSSSSSLEVHRQFSVSEHCRLYFGALQKAIGGFVGSLEEGQPPEKFISQSKLVIMVGQRLVDTMCREAQRGGSSQSLLCKSNHLCALLKQLAVATKKAALHFPDKQALHEAQEFAKELAQRAQHFRISLEL